The following are from one region of the Nicotiana tabacum cultivar K326 chromosome 3, ASM71507v2, whole genome shotgun sequence genome:
- the LOC107759322 gene encoding uncharacterized protein LOC107759322 isoform X5, translating into MRLEGGRRSSVASSSTSLSGRPTAASAYSAVVPAPKAQTANGKTNSAIPPAHEKVPSLKSEIVKKPTYLSDQKAPKLHIGVGIENLSTQKKAEIYSGLGLDVSPSSSPDDSSIYGEGLSHDLGDSRYESPTSILQIMTSYPMHEGLLLSPLSDDLICLTEKGRFWGKCGSERMIKGSFETSVALVNGTHYANRKASEAGKWKSYDKDVLANGYGNDNQNRSGVQSKEVDVDVITREELVSKALKLPLIETKFHVVQSTEVLKEVSIADFVESKSKKTPCRDTRLSGSGSEDMKKNHAGDRYRDFFGDMEADDDNDETGVHEIPSPEMLKDSDAVGKKSLVEHNSSIKERVNVTKTEKPYSSGEYPISASNGSTSPDALRASQENQNLGVQVIESSRTKRYGSKASSSGTKQDCSHSSDHVILNHEEKRRRKSKEKRIFLDNHSDGGTKNAKMRNMSEEDSDVSSKKIKRDDVHRESGTKLKANTMVSGYAAHQDADINADRLRQTSQYVCKTENSDQGSDKERKNDHQYQNSAPVSNGRRGSSSRHKDKNRAPKYDSDQCMTKDPDILSLSSDQMPLDEEKMTPGKNKFQEKSGISSDRLKKSSKKDPSGKLLDKNVKGDNQLRIVHHDDAEVGLDVTSHLDKRHEAVPDRDDHRSSKKHVSNKSEQIEVSPKSPLTRDQNETAVFKEPVPGSERENGANLVIVDAFERERSNNSRQGKKAKSHHGKLPNSTAHKVRDVDVPSPVRKDSSSQAATNAIKEATNLKHLADRLKNSGSSESTGIYFQAALKFLHGASLLELDSTNHGELNQSRRIYSSTAKLCQFCAYEYEKMKDMAAAALAYKCMEVAYMRVIYSSQSDANRYRNELQTALQILPPGESPFSSVSDVDNLNNPTMVDKAALAKVVGSPQVAGTHVVSARNGSSFMRLINLAQEVNFAMEASRKSRVAYAAVIPGPGDSQCKEGALSVKKALDYNFQDVDGLLRLVRVAMETISH; encoded by the exons ATGCGCCTAGAG GGTGGTCGGCGATCCTCAGTAGCGTCATCATCCACTTCTCTATCAGGAAGGCCCACAGCAGCTTCTGCCTATTCGGCAGTAGTACCTGCACCGAAGGCTCAAACAGCTAACGGGAAAACAAATTCAGCTATTCCACCTGCTCACGAAAAAGTCCCCTCTTTGAAAAGTGAAATAGTCAAGAAGCCGACATATCTATCAGACCAGAAAGCTCCCAAGTTGCATATCGGAGTTGGTATTGAAAATTTGTCAACCCAAAAGAAAGCTGAAATCTACAGTGGGCTTGGTCTTGATGTCTCTCCGTCATCATCGCCGGATGATAGCTCGATATATGGTGAGGGGTTATCCCATGACCTTGGGGATTCCCGATATGAATCTCCAACAAGTATACTTCAG ATTATGACCTCATATCCAATGCATGAAGGCCTATTATTATCACCGCTTTCGGATGATTTGATTTGCTTGACTGAAAAAGGGAGGTTCTGGGGGAAATGTGGATCTGAACGTATGATCAAGGGAAGCTTTGAAACTTCCGTTGCATTAGTAAATGGAACTCATTATGCAAATAGGAAAGCTTCAGAAGCTGGGAAATGGAAATCTTACGATAAAGATGTTTTAGCAAATGGCTATGGCAATGACAATCAAAATCGTAGTGGTGTGCAATCAAAGGAGGTTGATGTAGACGTTATCACCcgtgaagaacttgtttctaaGGCATTGAAGCTCCCTCTTATCGAAACTAAGTTTCACGTTGTTCAAAGCACAGAGGTCTTAAAAGAAGTTTCCATCGCTGATTTCGTGGAATCTAAGAGTAAGAAAACCCCTTGTAGAGACACTCGCTTGTCCGGAAGTGGTTCGGAGGACATGAAAAAGAACCATGCCGGAGATAGGTACAGAGACTTCTTCGGGGACATGGAAGCTGATGACGACAATGATGAAACTGGTGTACATGAAATTCCTTCACCAGAAATGCTGAAGGATTCTGATGCTGTCGGTAAGAAAAGTTTAGTTGAACATAACAGCTCGATAAAGGAAAGAGTTAACGTTACAAAAACCGAGAAACCATATTCATCTGGGGAGTATCCTATATCGGCTTCAAATGGATCAACTTCCCCTGATGCTTTGCGCGCCAGCCAAGAGAACCAGAATCTTGGTGTACAAGTTATCGAATCTAGTCGGACAAAAAGATATGGATCAAAAGCTTCGTCAAGTGGAACTAAACAAGATTGCTCACACTCTTCCGACCACGTCATACTGAACCACGAGGAGAAGAGGAGACGTAAAAGCAAAGAGAAGAGAATTTTTCTTGACAACCATTCTGATGGAG GTACAAAGAATGCAAAGATGAGGAACATGAGTGAGGAGGATTCAGATGTATCGTCTAAAAAAATTAAACGAGATGATGTCCATCGTGAATCAGGTACAAAACTCAAAGCAAATACCATGGTTTCTGGTTATGCAGCTCATCAAGATGCTGACATAAATGCAGATCGATTACGTCAAACTAGCCAATATGTTTGCAAGACGGAAAACTCAGATCAAGGATCTGATAAGGAGAGAAAGAATGACCATCAGTATCAGAACAGTGCGCCAGTCTCAAATGGTAGACGAGGTTCCTCGTCACGGCATAAAGACAAGAATCGGGCTCCAAAATACGATTCTGACCAATGTATGACCAAAGATCCTGATATTTTAAGTTTATCTTCAGATCAAATGCCATTGGATGAGGAGAAAATGACTCCAGGAAAAAACAAGTTTCAGGAGAAATCTGGTATTAGTTCTGATAGATTAAAAAAGAGTTCCAAGAAGGATCCTTCTGGAAAATTATTGGACAAAAATGTTAAAGGAGACAATCAATTAAGAATTGTTCATCACGATGACGCAGAAGTTGGATTGGATGTTACATCCCACCTGGATAAAAGGCACGAGGCAGTACCTGATCGAGATGATCATAGATCATCTAAGAAGCATGTTTCCAACAAAAGCGAGCAGATTGAAGTCTCTCCCAAGTCTCCATTAACAAGAGATCAGAATGAGACAGCTGTATTTAAAGAGCCGGTTCCTGGATCCGAAAGGGAAAATGGGGCAAATCTTGTTATAGTTGATGCTTTTGAAAGGGAAAGGTCAAATAATTCACGACAGGGTAAAAAAGCTAAAAGCCACCATGGAAAACTACCTAATAGTACTGCTCATAAGGTCAGGGATGTAGATGTTCCAAGCCCTGTTCGGAAGGATTCGTCGAGTCAAGCTGCTACAAATGCCATAAAAGAAGCCACAAACCTTAAACACCTGGCAGATCGCCTCAAG AATTCTGGATCAAGTGAAAGCACGGGTATCTATTTCCAAGCGGCACTAAAGTTTCTCCATGGCGCCTCCTTACTAGAATTAGACAGCACTAACCATGGTGAATTGAACCAGTCAAGGAGAATCTATAGCAGCACTGCGAAACTCTGCCA GTTTTGTGCTTATGAATATGAGAAAATGAAAGACATGGCTGCTGCTGCACTTGCTTATAAATGCATGGAAGTTGCATACATGCGAGTAATTTATTCTTCACAGTCCGATGCAAATCGATACAGAAATGAGTTACAAACAGCTCTACAAATTCTTCCTCCAG gtgagtctcctttctctTCTGTCTCTGATGTTGACAATTTGAACAATCCAACAATGGTAGACAAGGCTGCATTGGCAAAAGTTGTTGGTTCTCCTCAAGTAGCTGGAACTCATGTTGTCTCAGCAAGAAATGGTTCTAGCTTCATGCGGCTAATCAACTTG GCTCAGGAAGTTAATTTTGCGATGGAGGCGTCCAGGAAATCACGTGTTGCTTATGCAGCTGTTATTCCAGGGCCTGGAGATTCACAATGTAAAGAGGGTGCATTATCCGTTAAGAAGGCTCTTGATTACAACTTCCAGGACGTGGACGGATTGTTACGTCTTGTGCGTGTCGCCATGGAAACTATCAGCCATTAG